One Natrinema longum genomic window carries:
- a CDS encoding carboxylate--amine ligase, protein MQRHRGEAGVVVPGIDAPSTVACLRSLRPRGVRTIVGSESRSTPAAASTYRDEFVSLPDPETDLVAYGDALLSLAERPDVRTIIPVREEDVYVLANRKEAFDAEIATPWPEFETLRRVQDRVELFEAASAAGVGAPETALLDQWDDWDRETIVKPRYTVAAPAYLGSQFDDAEIGSTEYQQPGTRPDPQAMRDRRGHTPLVQERIPDVREFGFFALYDHGEPVATFQHCQRRGWKYCGGPSAYRESIHVPALETAGRALLGELEWHGLAMVEFLRDPADGEFKLMEINPRFWSSLPFSVRAGADFPHYYWQLATGERIETGPTYAVGMGGHLLRGELSYLHSVATEEYPLVDRPSLGTAAREVATSLLRHPRFDYASAADPVPFFQDGVNLVRAWLETQSDSDSPTETEIEIEDGTVVESDDRAEPTDTNPVAEGDPTRSAQTDGGSRSESR, encoded by the coding sequence ATGCAACGTCACAGGGGCGAGGCTGGCGTGGTCGTACCTGGAATCGACGCGCCGAGTACCGTCGCCTGTCTCCGCTCGCTTCGACCGCGTGGCGTCCGAACCATCGTCGGCTCCGAGTCACGGTCGACTCCGGCAGCCGCCTCGACCTACCGTGACGAGTTCGTCAGTCTCCCCGACCCCGAAACGGATCTCGTCGCGTACGGCGACGCGTTGCTCTCGCTGGCAGAGCGACCCGACGTTCGGACGATCATCCCAGTCCGGGAGGAAGACGTCTACGTTCTCGCGAACCGAAAGGAGGCCTTCGACGCCGAGATCGCGACCCCCTGGCCGGAGTTCGAGACGCTCCGACGGGTCCAGGATCGAGTCGAACTCTTCGAGGCCGCCAGCGCGGCCGGCGTCGGCGCTCCCGAGACCGCCCTCCTCGACCAGTGGGACGACTGGGACCGGGAAACGATCGTGAAACCACGCTACACCGTGGCTGCTCCCGCCTATCTCGGTTCGCAGTTCGACGACGCCGAAATCGGCTCGACGGAGTACCAGCAGCCGGGGACGCGACCGGACCCACAGGCAATGCGGGACCGGCGGGGACACACCCCGCTCGTCCAGGAACGGATCCCCGACGTACGGGAGTTCGGATTCTTCGCCCTCTACGACCACGGCGAACCGGTCGCGACCTTTCAGCACTGCCAGCGCCGGGGCTGGAAGTACTGTGGCGGGCCAAGCGCCTACCGGGAGTCGATCCACGTTCCCGCCCTCGAGACCGCCGGGCGGGCGCTCCTAGGCGAACTCGAGTGGCACGGCCTCGCGATGGTCGAGTTCCTGCGCGATCCCGCGGACGGCGAGTTCAAGCTGATGGAGATCAACCCACGATTCTGGTCGTCGCTGCCGTTTTCCGTCCGGGCGGGCGCGGATTTCCCCCACTACTACTGGCAGCTCGCGACGGGCGAACGGATCGAAACGGGCCCGACGTACGCGGTCGGCATGGGCGGCCACCTCCTCCGGGGGGAACTCAGCTATCTCCACAGCGTGGCGACCGAGGAGTACCCGCTCGTCGACCGGCCCTCGCTGGGCACCGCCGCCCGCGAGGTCGCCACGTCGCTCCTTCGACACCCACGATTCGATTACGCGTCCGCCGCCGACCCGGTGCCGTTTTTCCAGGACGGCGTGAACCTCGTGCGAGCGTGGCTCGAGACCCAATCCGATTCGGACTCCCCGACCGAAACCGAGATCGAGATCGAGGACGGGACCGTCGTCGAGAGCGACGACCGGGCGGAACCGACGGATACGAACCCGGTTGCGGAGGGGGATCCGACGCGGTCGGCCCAGACAGACGGTGGGTCCCGATCCGAGTCACGGTGA
- a CDS encoding DUF5791 family protein, with the protein MFYEQRMTVPDSPAELRSEYEDEFETIVDRHSPETVAAETDLEGDTLEALLAGDSPDLTVTEAAQLQALGEGEPDSETIVTMALEHLLLGMSTAVLDVDAVESYLEIDLDAKEIQQKIEGRAPMSFEEFVHVQYVIADGAP; encoded by the coding sequence ATGTTCTACGAACAACGGATGACCGTCCCCGACTCGCCCGCCGAACTCCGGTCCGAGTACGAGGACGAATTCGAAACGATCGTCGACCGCCACAGCCCCGAGACTGTCGCAGCCGAAACCGATCTCGAGGGGGACACGCTCGAGGCACTACTCGCCGGTGACTCGCCCGACCTGACCGTGACCGAGGCGGCCCAGCTCCAGGCGCTGGGCGAGGGCGAACCCGATTCGGAAACGATCGTCACGATGGCGCTCGAGCACCTGCTGTTGGGGATGTCGACCGCCGTTCTCGACGTGGATGCGGTCGAGAGCTACCTCGAGATCGACCTGGACGCCAAGGAGATCCAACAGAAGATCGAAGGGCGAGCACCCATGTCCTTCGAGGAGTTCGTCCACGTCCAGTACGTGATCGCGGACGGGGCTCCCTGA
- a CDS encoding tubulin/FtsZ family protein encodes MKVALIGVGQAGGNVTERLARFDANMGFEAVQGALAVNTAEADLQSLQFVDTQLIGADRVNGHGVGADNELGTDVMQSDVQQVLDDLDGRVTSRAEAIVVVAGLGGGTGSGGAPVLVHHLQQIHDIPIYALGILPGRNEGAIYQANAGRSLKTLLREADSTLLIDNDAWHEQGESIESAFETINERIAKRVGLLFAAGEGVDDAAAASVVDASEVINTLRAGGVAALGYASAVASEDSSENITNTMSVARQALLTGTSLPDATTADSALLVIAGQPDAIPRKGVERARRWLEDETGSMQVRGGDFPMDSDRLGALVLLGGAERSDRIEAFMERAREAKDAQEAEATDHAEEFADDRLENLF; translated from the coding sequence ATGAAAGTAGCCCTGATCGGAGTCGGTCAGGCAGGCGGCAACGTCACCGAACGGCTCGCCCGGTTCGACGCGAACATGGGCTTCGAAGCCGTCCAGGGCGCGCTGGCTGTCAACACCGCGGAAGCCGACCTCCAGTCCCTCCAGTTCGTCGACACCCAGTTGATCGGTGCCGACCGCGTGAACGGGCACGGCGTCGGTGCCGACAACGAACTCGGTACGGACGTGATGCAGTCGGACGTCCAGCAAGTACTTGACGACCTCGACGGCCGCGTCACGTCACGAGCCGAAGCCATCGTCGTCGTCGCCGGCCTCGGCGGCGGCACCGGCAGCGGCGGCGCGCCGGTCCTCGTCCACCACCTCCAGCAAATCCACGACATCCCGATCTACGCGCTGGGCATCCTTCCGGGACGGAACGAAGGGGCGATCTATCAGGCCAACGCCGGTCGCTCCCTGAAGACGCTCCTCCGGGAGGCCGATTCGACGCTGCTGATCGACAACGACGCCTGGCACGAACAGGGCGAGAGCATCGAGAGCGCCTTCGAGACGATCAACGAGCGGATCGCCAAGCGGGTCGGCCTGCTCTTTGCCGCCGGCGAGGGAGTCGACGACGCAGCCGCCGCTAGCGTCGTCGACGCGAGCGAAGTGATCAACACCCTTCGGGCGGGCGGCGTCGCGGCGCTGGGGTACGCCTCCGCGGTCGCCAGCGAGGACAGCAGCGAGAACATCACGAACACGATGAGCGTCGCTCGACAGGCGCTGTTGACGGGAACGAGCCTGCCGGACGCGACGACGGCCGACTCGGCGCTGCTCGTCATTGCCGGCCAGCCCGACGCGATCCCGCGCAAGGGCGTCGAGCGCGCCCGCCGCTGGCTCGAGGACGAAACCGGGAGCATGCAGGTCCGCGGCGGTGACTTCCCCATGGACAGCGACCGACTCGGCGCGCTCGTCTTGCTCGGCGGCGCGGAGCGTTCCGACCGGATCGAGGCGTTCATGGAACGCGCCCGCGAGGCGAAAGACGCCCAGGAGGCCGAGGCCACGGACCACGCCGAGGAGTTCGCCGACGATCGCCTCGAGAACCTCTTTTGA
- a CDS encoding coiled-coil protein: MVDESKNIELTEDDLENKSKGQLIKMAGQLRDRRNDLNQMASERASKRDDLNAKTREKVDEAQEHREKRDELNEQVQEHKESRNELNAEANELFDKVEQLKSDMELDEGTDLEELKEEIEQLEFKQQTEVLSSEEEKELIEKIESKREEYEERKQKLDQNEDLEELVEEAEEVRSEASQHHQKVTELADKAQEHHNQMIEAYREADDVRDEADEMHEKFVEAQEAADRHHEDFVRVQKRLRELDKKEEEERKSERDKKKEEAKEEAEEIYQKFKEGETLETEDLMKLQKTGLL, from the coding sequence ATGGTAGACGAATCGAAGAACATCGAACTGACAGAGGACGACTTAGAAAACAAATCGAAAGGACAGCTCATCAAGATGGCCGGTCAACTCCGAGACCGGCGAAACGACCTGAACCAGATGGCTTCCGAGCGGGCGTCAAAGCGTGACGATCTCAACGCGAAGACCCGCGAGAAGGTCGACGAAGCCCAAGAGCACCGCGAGAAACGCGACGAGCTCAACGAACAAGTCCAGGAACACAAGGAAAGCCGCAACGAGCTCAACGCCGAGGCCAACGAGCTGTTCGACAAGGTCGAACAGCTCAAGTCCGACATGGAGCTCGACGAGGGCACGGACCTCGAGGAGCTCAAAGAGGAGATCGAGCAACTCGAGTTCAAACAGCAGACCGAGGTCCTCTCGAGCGAGGAAGAGAAGGAACTCATCGAGAAGATCGAGAGCAAGCGCGAGGAGTACGAGGAGCGCAAACAGAAACTCGATCAGAACGAGGACTTAGAGGAGCTCGTCGAGGAAGCCGAAGAAGTGCGATCGGAAGCCTCCCAGCACCACCAGAAGGTCACGGAGCTGGCGGACAAGGCCCAGGAACATCACAACCAGATGATCGAGGCCTATCGCGAGGCCGACGATGTCCGTGACGAGGCCGACGAGATGCACGAGAAGTTCGTCGAAGCCCAGGAGGCCGCCGACCGCCACCACGAGGACTTCGTCCGCGTCCAGAAGCGCCTGCGCGAACTGGACAAGAAAGAAGAGGAAGAGCGCAAGTCCGAGCGCGACAAGAAGAAAGAGGAGGCCAAAGAGGAGGCCGAAGAGATCTATCAGAAGTTCAAGGAAGGCGAAACCCTCGAAACCGAGGACCTGATGAAACTCCAGAAGACGGGACTGCTCTAA
- a CDS encoding NAD-dependent epimerase/dehydratase family protein — protein MDVAILGCGYVGIELGRQLATREHEPIGVRRSAAGIERIEDAGFEAVRADVTDREALAAVPDVDAIVFAASSGGRGAEAARDVYVEGLQTAIEAFGEREHPPERLVYTSSTGVHGDHDGDWVDEETPLDPTTEKTAVLAEAERIALEGPEAYGFRGTVARYAGLYGPDRYRLERYLEGPVTAGYLNMVHRDDAAGAVRYLLEEDLARGEVVQVVDDEPASKWAFADWLAAECGREGPPTQTKAERLADDDLSEAGRRRILTSKRCSNDRLRELGYEFAYPTFREGYREAIESYRRRG, from the coding sequence ATGGACGTTGCAATTCTCGGCTGTGGGTACGTCGGCATCGAGCTGGGCCGACAGCTCGCGACACGAGAGCACGAGCCGATCGGCGTTCGGCGGTCGGCGGCAGGAATCGAGCGGATCGAAGACGCGGGCTTCGAGGCGGTCCGAGCGGACGTCACCGATCGCGAGGCCCTCGCGGCGGTCCCGGACGTCGATGCGATCGTCTTCGCCGCGAGCAGCGGCGGGCGGGGTGCCGAGGCCGCCCGCGACGTGTACGTTGAGGGGCTGCAAACGGCGATCGAGGCGTTCGGCGAACGCGAGCACCCGCCCGAACGACTGGTCTACACCTCCTCGACCGGTGTTCACGGCGATCACGACGGTGACTGGGTCGACGAGGAGACGCCGCTCGATCCCACGACCGAGAAGACGGCGGTACTCGCCGAGGCCGAACGGATCGCGCTCGAGGGCCCCGAAGCGTACGGCTTTCGGGGGACCGTCGCACGGTATGCCGGGCTGTACGGCCCCGACCGATACCGTCTCGAGCGGTATCTCGAGGGGCCCGTGACCGCGGGGTATCTCAACATGGTCCATCGGGACGACGCCGCCGGTGCGGTCCGATACTTGCTCGAGGAAGACCTCGCACGCGGGGAGGTCGTCCAGGTAGTCGACGACGAACCCGCCTCCAAGTGGGCGTTCGCGGACTGGCTGGCCGCGGAGTGTGGTCGGGAGGGGCCGCCGACGCAGACGAAAGCCGAACGGCTCGCGGACGACGATCTCTCCGAGGCGGGCCGACGCCGGATCCTGACGAGTAAACGCTGTTCGAACGACCGGCTTCGGGAACTGGGCTACGAGTTCGCCTATCCCACTTTTCGTGAGGGGTATCGAGAGGCGATCGAGAGCTATCGCCGTCGGGGATAA
- a CDS encoding DHH family phosphoesterase: protein MSYRRASRGGAFLGANPLVTESLGDSVRSLEPLVLSLLVLVAVALVLGGWWAVRWVRRPPGVRLQRVLAGEDEVTVLMHPNPDPDAMSCAMGVAAIAASVDTDATLQFSGEIRHQENRAFRTVLDLDMESIEASSQLASNPVVLVDHNTPRGFTGAQTVEPIAVVDHHPGNGAGKKFTDVRTDYGAASTIIVEYLNDIGATMAAEDGSGGLEVSPELATGLLYGIQSDTNHLTNGCSRAEFDACATLFPGIDEDLLDRIANPQVSDDVLQIKAKAITEKRIEGPFAVCGVGEIGNVDAIPQAADELMHLEGVTAVVVYGEHDGTLHLSGRSRDDRVHMGETLRHAISDIPMASAGGHARMGGGQLSVDHMEGIGPSDGIGRAEFEERLFSAMAGER, encoded by the coding sequence ATGAGCTATCGGCGCGCCTCGAGGGGCGGTGCCTTCCTCGGGGCGAATCCGTTGGTAACCGAGTCGCTCGGTGACTCGGTCCGATCCCTCGAGCCGCTCGTCCTCTCGTTGCTGGTTCTCGTCGCCGTCGCGCTCGTCCTCGGTGGGTGGTGGGCGGTTCGATGGGTTCGACGACCGCCGGGCGTCCGGCTCCAGCGCGTCCTCGCCGGCGAGGACGAGGTGACGGTATTGATGCATCCGAACCCGGATCCCGACGCCATGTCGTGTGCGATGGGCGTCGCGGCGATCGCAGCGTCGGTCGACACCGACGCGACGCTGCAGTTCTCGGGCGAGATCCGCCACCAGGAGAACCGCGCGTTCCGAACCGTCCTCGATCTCGACATGGAGTCCATCGAGGCGAGTTCACAGCTCGCGTCGAACCCGGTGGTCCTCGTCGATCACAACACCCCCCGCGGGTTCACGGGTGCACAGACCGTCGAGCCGATCGCGGTCGTGGATCACCATCCTGGCAACGGGGCCGGGAAGAAGTTTACCGACGTCCGGACCGACTACGGTGCGGCCTCGACGATCATCGTCGAGTACCTGAACGATATCGGCGCGACGATGGCCGCCGAGGACGGCTCCGGCGGGCTCGAGGTGTCGCCGGAGCTGGCGACGGGCCTTCTCTATGGCATCCAGTCGGACACGAACCATCTGACGAACGGCTGCTCCCGGGCGGAGTTCGACGCCTGTGCGACGTTGTTTCCCGGGATCGACGAGGACCTGCTCGACCGGATCGCCAACCCGCAGGTCAGCGACGACGTGTTACAGATCAAGGCGAAGGCGATCACCGAGAAACGGATCGAAGGCCCATTCGCCGTCTGCGGCGTCGGCGAGATCGGCAACGTCGACGCGATTCCACAGGCCGCGGACGAACTCATGCACCTCGAGGGCGTCACGGCGGTCGTCGTCTACGGTGAACACGACGGGACGCTTCACCTCTCGGGGCGGTCCCGGGACGACCGAGTCCACATGGGCGAGACGCTCCGCCACGCGATCAGCGATATACCGATGGCCAGCGCGGGCGGTCACGCACGAATGGGCGGTGGCCAACTCTCGGTCGATCACATGGAGGGGATCGGTCCCTCCGACGGGATCGGCCGCGCGGAGTTCGAGGAACGGCTCTTCTCGGCGATGGCGGGCGAACGGTGA
- a CDS encoding HVO_0758 family zinc finger protein — protein sequence MRSVRKALRAGELEKDTYDRLVCGECEKPLKTENDPDEIKTVRICPDCKSEWKEIR from the coding sequence ATGAGATCAGTCCGGAAGGCACTCCGTGCCGGCGAACTCGAGAAAGACACCTACGATCGGCTCGTCTGCGGTGAGTGCGAGAAGCCACTGAAGACCGAAAACGACCCGGATGAGATCAAGACGGTCCGTATCTGTCCGGACTGCAAGTCCGAGTGGAAAGAGATCCGATGA
- a CDS encoding glycosyl transferase family 2 yields the protein MEYVQERIATLHEFGDGDGRRTDLAREATAAVAETAVVVPMTGREYESPAAERVLGELETLEPEPAAVFVPVRAEPDRIGPFRNWLEGFELPIRVLWCNAPGVETLLADAGLGGEFGKGRDVWLALGPAADVADAVVVHDADARSYEAGHVRRLLAPLTMEFEFSKGYYARVERGRLYGRLCRLFYEPLVRTLADAHDAPIVDYLGAFRYALAGEFAATADLARRLRAPRTWGLEVGTLGDAYEIAGFDGSAQVDLGRHEHDHRAVAGETGLEGMSREVAATLLSLLEEHGVDPDYGTLPERYRTVGDELIEQYRADAAINGLAYDPADEREQLARYAESIVPPGPDDTRLPRWIDAPFAPGDVLEVTQPWRERRVGSRSQD from the coding sequence ATGGAGTACGTCCAGGAGCGGATCGCCACGCTCCACGAGTTCGGCGACGGGGACGGGCGGCGGACCGACCTCGCCCGCGAGGCCACCGCGGCAGTCGCCGAGACGGCCGTCGTCGTCCCGATGACCGGCCGCGAGTACGAGAGCCCCGCCGCCGAACGCGTCCTCGGCGAACTCGAGACCCTCGAGCCGGAACCGGCCGCGGTGTTCGTTCCCGTTCGCGCCGAGCCCGATCGGATCGGTCCGTTTCGGAACTGGCTCGAGGGGTTCGAGCTGCCGATTCGCGTCCTCTGGTGTAACGCGCCCGGCGTCGAGACGCTCCTCGCCGACGCCGGACTGGGCGGCGAGTTCGGAAAGGGCCGAGACGTCTGGCTCGCGCTCGGTCCTGCCGCCGACGTCGCCGACGCTGTCGTCGTCCACGACGCCGACGCTCGGAGTTACGAGGCGGGCCACGTTCGCCGCCTGCTCGCACCGCTGACGATGGAGTTCGAGTTTTCGAAGGGATACTACGCCCGCGTCGAGCGCGGTCGACTCTACGGGCGGCTTTGCCGACTGTTCTACGAACCGCTCGTTCGTACCCTCGCGGACGCTCACGATGCGCCGATCGTCGACTACCTCGGTGCGTTCCGGTATGCGCTGGCCGGCGAGTTCGCCGCGACCGCCGACCTCGCCCGGCGGCTCCGCGCCCCCCGTACGTGGGGGCTCGAGGTCGGAACCCTCGGCGACGCCTACGAGATCGCCGGCTTCGACGGCAGTGCACAGGTCGACCTCGGCCGGCACGAACACGACCACCGCGCCGTCGCCGGCGAGACCGGCCTCGAGGGGATGAGCCGCGAGGTGGCCGCCACGCTCCTGTCCCTCCTCGAGGAGCACGGGGTCGACCCCGACTACGGGACGCTGCCCGAGCGGTATCGGACCGTCGGCGACGAACTGATCGAGCAGTACCGCGCCGACGCGGCGATCAACGGGCTCGCGTACGATCCGGCGGACGAACGGGAGCAGCTGGCTCGCTACGCCGAGTCGATCGTCCCACCGGGGCCCGACGACACGCGCCTGCCGCGATGGATCGACGCGCCGTTCGCGCCGGGCGACGTGCTCGAGGTAACCCAGCCCTGGCGGGAGCGACGCGTCGGCTCGCGCTCGCAAGACTAA
- a CDS encoding DUF7109 family protein: MDATADELAGVVDLFGGLTRAELERALAEAAYRADGQSVDDGALEAAIDEALESFTLVRYDPADEDVASMADGEALLVAGPTAFPTVPADAEDVPHILDVERRRLDRDLLGERTRERVREAADEAIEAEESERIRVLIDVSYDVESWAPVDLTDERTRLEDALDE; this comes from the coding sequence ATGGACGCGACCGCCGACGAACTTGCCGGCGTGGTCGATCTCTTTGGCGGGTTGACCCGTGCCGAACTCGAGCGGGCGCTCGCCGAAGCCGCCTACCGTGCCGACGGGCAATCGGTCGACGACGGGGCCCTCGAGGCGGCGATCGACGAGGCGCTCGAGTCGTTCACGCTCGTTCGGTACGATCCCGCGGACGAGGACGTTGCGTCGATGGCCGACGGCGAGGCGTTGCTGGTCGCCGGCCCGACGGCCTTTCCGACCGTGCCGGCGGACGCGGAAGACGTCCCCCACATTCTCGACGTCGAGCGACGACGGCTCGATCGGGACCTGTTGGGTGAGCGGACCCGCGAGCGTGTCCGCGAGGCTGCCGACGAGGCCATCGAAGCCGAGGAGAGCGAACGGATCAGGGTCCTGATCGACGTCAGCTACGACGTCGAGTCGTGGGCACCGGTCGATCTCACGGACGAACGGACGCGACTGGAGGACGCTCTCGACGAATGA
- a CDS encoding NUDIX hydrolase produces MARRLTLDPVAAYDPTEIGDQEYDAAVLAPILDRDGEDHLLFTRRADHLGEHPGQMSFPGGGAEPQDDTILETALREANEEIGLESSEAEIVGQLDDIRTVTEYAVTPFVARVPDREYVREESEVAEIVVLPLSGLLDPDNYEYERRSHPYYGEIVIHYFHVNGATVWGATGRILVQLLELATDFEAPEKVDRSDF; encoded by the coding sequence ATGGCGAGGAGACTGACGCTCGATCCCGTCGCAGCGTACGACCCCACCGAGATCGGCGACCAGGAGTACGACGCCGCGGTTCTCGCGCCGATACTCGATCGGGACGGCGAGGACCACCTCCTCTTTACCCGGCGGGCCGACCACCTCGGCGAACACCCCGGACAGATGAGCTTCCCCGGCGGCGGAGCCGAGCCACAGGACGACACCATCCTCGAGACCGCGCTCCGTGAAGCAAACGAGGAGATCGGCCTCGAATCCAGCGAGGCCGAAATCGTCGGCCAACTCGACGACATTCGAACGGTCACCGAGTACGCCGTTACGCCGTTCGTCGCCCGCGTGCCCGATCGGGAGTACGTCCGCGAGGAGAGCGAGGTCGCCGAGATCGTCGTCCTGCCGCTGTCGGGGCTGCTCGATCCGGACAACTACGAGTACGAGCGCCGATCTCACCCCTACTACGGCGAGATCGTCATCCACTACTTCCACGTAAACGGTGCCACCGTCTGGGGCGCGACCGGCCGGATCCTGGTGCAACTGCTCGAGCTGGCGACCGACTTCGAAGCACCAGAGAAGGTCGATCGGTCGGATTTTTAG
- a CDS encoding MGMT family protein has translation MEDVTDAGIYARESPYLDRYVQLGAASGRVLSVSFPEIPDDDAEDDHPVLDRIFEYLDGLEEITFDDVQVAMTMPTDQRAVLEGVQGIPYGEQVSVETLARMTSGLDHEDDDDIILVRTALDENPAPLLVPDHRVRDGPSAAPPDVEQKLRSLEGL, from the coding sequence ATGGAGGACGTTACGGATGCCGGAATCTACGCACGGGAATCGCCGTACCTCGACCGGTACGTCCAACTCGGTGCCGCGAGCGGGCGGGTCCTGAGCGTCTCGTTCCCCGAGATCCCCGACGACGACGCCGAGGACGACCATCCCGTCCTCGATCGAATCTTCGAGTACCTCGACGGCCTCGAGGAGATCACCTTCGACGACGTGCAGGTCGCGATGACCATGCCGACCGACCAGCGGGCGGTCCTCGAGGGCGTCCAGGGGATCCCCTACGGGGAGCAGGTCAGCGTCGAGACGCTCGCCCGGATGACCTCCGGGCTCGATCACGAGGACGACGACGACATCATCCTCGTCCGGACCGCACTCGACGAGAACCCGGCCCCGCTGTTGGTCCCCGACCACCGCGTGCGCGACGGCCCCAGCGCCGCGCCGCCCGACGTCGAGCAGAAATTGCGGTCGCTCGAGGGGCTGTGA
- the trpC gene encoding indole-3-glycerol phosphate synthase, protein MNSDTELAPAVESILEAARERSGGEGVVDVDARSLSDALADAEAEGRVPVIAEVKPTSPTAAGTRADDPVELARAMVDGGAAAISVLTEPTHFGGSPEALSRIRAAVDVPVLRKDFVLEEAGMDVVEADLLLLIVRFVDDLEALVTAARERGFQPLVEVHDRAELETALEAGAEIIGVNNRDLARLEVDLETFESVAPEAPDDVTLIAESGVSSPADVRRMREAGADALLVGSAIMDHGAGDSDVTANTRRLTRAESSTTTETTRAHDGETQT, encoded by the coding sequence ATGAACTCCGATACGGAGCTCGCTCCCGCGGTGGAGTCGATCCTCGAGGCGGCACGGGAGCGGTCGGGTGGTGAGGGCGTCGTCGACGTCGACGCGCGCTCGCTGTCGGACGCGCTTGCCGACGCCGAGGCCGAGGGGCGAGTCCCAGTGATCGCGGAGGTGAAACCGACGAGTCCGACGGCGGCTGGCACTCGAGCCGACGACCCGGTCGAACTGGCACGGGCGATGGTCGACGGCGGCGCGGCGGCGATTTCGGTACTCACGGAGCCGACCCACTTCGGCGGCTCGCCCGAGGCGCTTTCCCGCATCCGGGCGGCCGTCGACGTCCCCGTCCTTCGCAAGGACTTCGTCCTCGAGGAGGCCGGGATGGACGTCGTCGAGGCGGACCTGCTCTTGTTGATCGTCAGGTTCGTGGACGATCTCGAGGCGCTCGTCACCGCCGCCCGCGAGCGGGGCTTTCAACCCCTCGTGGAGGTCCACGATCGAGCGGAACTCGAGACCGCCCTCGAGGCGGGCGCGGAAATCATCGGCGTGAACAACCGGGATCTGGCGCGACTCGAGGTCGACCTCGAAACCTTCGAGTCAGTCGCACCCGAGGCTCCGGACGACGTAACCCTGATCGCCGAGAGCGGGGTCTCGTCGCCGGCCGATGTCCGGCGGATGCGCGAGGCGGGTGCCGACGCTCTCCTGGTTGGCAGCGCCATCATGGACCACGGCGCGGGCGACAGCGACGTGACCGCGAACACGCGGCGACTCACGCGAGCGGAATCGAGCACGACGACTGAGACGACACGAGCGCACGACGGAGAGACACAGACATGA